Proteins found in one Bacillota bacterium genomic segment:
- a CDS encoding EutN/CcmL family microcompartment protein has product MYTAKVIGHVVATQKDPSLVGAKLLVVTQVDAAGRPVGKPHVAVDTVGAGAGEYVTVVRGREAGMPLPVPMAPVDAGIVGIIDTFGRVEGR; this is encoded by the coding sequence GTGTATACCGCGAAAGTCATAGGCCACGTCGTGGCCACCCAGAAGGACCCAAGCCTGGTCGGGGCCAAGCTTCTTGTGGTCACCCAAGTAGACGCAGCAGGCAGGCCTGTCGGAAAGCCCCACGTGGCTGTGGACACCGTCGGCGCCGGGGCGGGAGAATACGTAACCGTAGTCCGTGGCCGGGAGGCTGGTATGCCATTGCCGGTTCCAATGGCCCCGGTGGACGCGGGGATCGTCGGCATAATCGACACCTTCGGCCGGGTCGAGGGGAGGTGA
- a CDS encoding EutN/CcmL family microcompartment protein produces the protein MVLAKVVGTVVATQKDPNFVGAKLLICDIAEVDAKLTGSELVAIDTVGAGVGDYVLVVSEGNSSRQAMKRKDAPVDSTIVGIVDRIDAFGCTLKVL, from the coding sequence GTGGTCCTGGCCAAAGTGGTGGGCACGGTGGTCGCCACCCAGAAGGACCCTAACTTCGTCGGGGCCAAGCTCCTGATCTGCGATATCGCCGAAGTGGATGCGAAGCTCACCGGATCCGAGCTAGTCGCCATCGACACTGTTGGAGCCGGAGTGGGCGACTACGTCCTGGTGGTCTCGGAAGGCAACTCCTCACGTCAGGCCATGAAGAGAAAAGACGCTCCGGTCGACTCGACGATAGTCGGGATCGTGGACCGCATAGACGCGTTTGGCTGCACTCTGAAGGTACTCTGA
- a CDS encoding EutN/CcmL family microcompartment protein, whose protein sequence is MIVAKVVGTVVCTRKDEKLTGAKLQVVQPVSLMDGSPDGKPIVAVDSVGAGQGEVVLVVSGSSARQTSRTQNTPVDATIMAIVDTIEVDGKVRFRKEA, encoded by the coding sequence TTGATAGTTGCGAAAGTAGTTGGGACTGTTGTATGTACAAGAAAGGACGAGAAACTCACAGGGGCCAAGCTTCAGGTGGTTCAGCCCGTGAGCCTGATGGACGGATCGCCCGACGGCAAGCCCATAGTCGCTGTTGACAGTGTGGGCGCGGGGCAGGGCGAGGTCGTACTGGTGGTGAGCGGGAGCTCTGCCCGACAGACCTCGAGAACCCAGAACACTCCGGTCGATGCCACGATCATGGCGATCGTGGACACTATCGAGGTTGACGGGAAGGTCCGGTTCCGCAAGGAGGCATAG